The following proteins come from a genomic window of Trifolium pratense cultivar HEN17-A07 linkage group LG4, ARS_RC_1.1, whole genome shotgun sequence:
- the LOC123920601 gene encoding mannan endo-1,4-beta-mannosidase 5-like, with product MTSIIRNLISAYMIFHIIISNLVCEARLIRVTPSFVERKGTEFVLNGSPFLFNGFNSYWMMNVASDPNERYKVSNVFREASAAGLTICRTWAFSDGGNQSLQISPGIYNENVFQALDFVIGEAKKNGVRLILSLVNNYKDFGGRPQYVQWANSSGVQVNNDDDFYTNPIIKGYYKNHVKSVLTRINTITKITYKDEPTIMAWELINEPRCQVDYSGKTINAWVEEMAPYVKSIDKKHLLEVGLEGFYGDSISDRKQYNPGFQVGSDFVSNNLVKEIDFATIHAYPDSWLTGQNDTVQMEFMQKWMTSHLEDSRTILKKPLVFTEFGKSKNDPGYDINSRDSFMNAVYSSIYGLAQNGGTFAGGLVWQLLDEGMDSYNDGYEIVLTQNSSTSNVISQQSSKMIALEHTLGNKH from the exons ATGACTTCCATAATTAGGAACCTTATTAGTGCTTATATGatttttcatataataatttCGAACTTAGTTTGTGAAGCTAGGTTAATACGTGTTACACCAAGCTTTGTTGAAAGAAAAGGAACAGAATTTGTGCTAAATGGTTCACCTTTTTTGTTCAATGGTTTTAATTCTTATTGGATGATGAATGTAGCTTCTGATCCAAATGAAAGGTATAAAGTTTCTAATGTATTTAGAGAGGCTTCAGCTGCGGGTCTAACTATATGTCGTACATGGGCATTTAGTGATGGTGGTAATCAAtctttacaaatatcacctGGCATATACAATGAGAATGTATTTCag GCATTAGATTTTGTGATAGGTGAAGCAAAAAAGAATGGTGTGCGTTTGATTTTGAGCTTGGTGAACAATTACAAGGATTTTGGAGGAAGGCCTCAATATGTGCAGTGGGCTAATAGTAGTGGGGTTCAAGTCAATAATGATGATGACTTTTACACTAATCCTATTATTAAGGGTTACTACAAAAACCATGTTAAA AGTGTGCTGACCAGGATCAACACAATCACTAAAATTACTTATAAAGATGAACCAACCATCATGGCTTGGGAACTAATCAATGAACCACGTTGCCAAGTTGATTATTCTGGCAAGACCATTAAC GCATGGGTTGAGGAGATGGCTCCATATGTGAAATCTATTGACAAAAAACATTTATTGGAGGTTGGATTGGAAGGATTCTATGGAGATTCCATCTCAGATAGGAAACAATACAATCCGGGCTTTCAAGTTGGCTCGGATTTTGTTTCCAATAATCTCGTTAAGGAAATTGACTTTGCAACAATCCATGCATATCCTGATAGTTG GTTAACTGGACAAAATGATACCGTGCAAATGGAATTCATGCAAAAATGGATGACGAGTCATTTGGAAGATTCAAGAACAATTTTGAAGAAGCCATTGGTGTTTACGGAATTCGGAAAGTCGAAAAATGATCCAGGGTATGATATAAATTCTAGAGATTCATTCATGAATGCAGTTTATTCAAGCATCTATGGTTTGGCACAAAATGGAGGAACATTTGCTGGGGGATTAGTTTGGCAACTTTTGGATGAAGGAATGGATTCATATAATGATGGATATGAAATTGTTTTGACTCAAAATTCTTCTACAAGTAATGTTATTAGTCAACAATCTTCTAAAATGATTGCACTTGAGCATACTTTGGGCAACAAGcactga